A segment of the Lycium barbarum isolate Lr01 chromosome 7, ASM1917538v2, whole genome shotgun sequence genome:
ATTCCTTTAAAGAGAAACTTGGAGAAGGGGGTTACGGAGAGGTCTACAAAGGTAATCTTAGAGGTCACCCTGTTGCGGTGAAAATCTTAAAAGAGACCAAGGGGAATGGAGAAGAGTTCATTAACGAAGTTGCAAGCATCAGTCGAACTTCTCATGTCAACATTGTTAATCTGTTGGGATTTTGTTTGAGTCGTCGAGTGAAAGCTCTTATTTATGAATTCATGTCAAATGGATCTCTTGATAAACACATATACAACGAAGTTCCAAACATGAGATGGGAAATGTTGTACAAAATTGCACTCGGGATAGCTCGAGGATTAGAATATTTGCATAGAGGATGCAACTCCCGAATTTTGCATTTTGACATAAAACCTCATAATATTCTTCTGGACGAGGACTTTTGTCCGAAGATATCTGATTTCGGTTTAGCAAAACTATGTACTCGAAAAGAGAGCATGATGTCCACACTAGAAGCCCGAGGAACCATTGGTTACATAGCTCCAGAGGTCTTCTGTAGAAATTTTGGAGGAGTTTCACACAAATCTGATGTTTATAGCTATGGAATGATGGTTCTCGAAATGGTTGGAGGAAGAAAGAACTACAGTGCTGAAAGAAGCCATAACAGTGAAATATATTTCCCTCGTTGGGCTTATCAACGAATTTTGCTAGATGAAAACCTAAATATAAGAGATATGATGACCAATGAAGAAGAAGAGATCGCAAAGAAAATGATATTAGTTGGTTTGTGGTGCATCCAAACAGATCCCACGCAAAGGCCGGACACTGGTAAGGTAATTGAAATGTTAGAAAGTAGCTTGGAGGCCTTCCAAATCCCACCAAAACCTTTCATATGTTCTCCATCACGATCAGAAGGATCGGCATTGAACACTTTGGAGCGACCTGCAAAGCCATTTTTATTTTCTACTTTGAGTTCGACGCTCGAGTCTGCAGCCTCAACAATTGTATAATTTGCTGAAGAAGTTTTTAGATAATATTTTTGTATAACATTggaatatacaacaacaacaacaacagcccagtgaaatcccacatcttgtgtttggggagggtataatgtacgcagaccttactcctaccaaggtaggatggctgtttccgagagaccctcggcacATTGGAATATAATGATCAAATATTCGTGAAAGTTATAAAGATGTGGCGAATTCCACTTAAAGGTGAAAActtgtttatttattttcttatttaacTGTTTAACTTTTGCAGGAGAGATGAGGTGAAGGGAATTTTGTAGTCTGAGTTGAGGCTTAGTTTAATTTACTAATTGATGTATTATGCTAATTCTAGACCTGAGAAGGAACTAAATGAAAGGTTTTCACCCCCAACTTTTCTTTAAAAATCTTGAACTATAGTCATTCTCCTCCCTTTATACTAATTAACtttttaaaatttctattttatccatacattatcaacttgtcttttttcttttgcttctttaaaatcatgatatttttTATCTTCTTAATCTATATTACTAAATTcctataagaaaataaatattattttcgagacggaaaaaaaaaagagttagaaATTCTAATTGAGTATATACCTTAATGTCGTTCTATAATGAAGTAagaatgagaagaataagaattctTTTTTATTAATAATTCAAAACTCGATCTAATATCTGtatttatacaagtaaaaataACAGGTAATAATAACTTTGTAAGTATATTTCAATGCATGTAATACAAACCAATTAATAAAAACAGAagtatattttcttaaaaaaatattcCATTAATGACAATCAAAACTCGTTTATATATTGACATTAgagaataagagagaactgaaacttaaatatacacatacatatatatatatatgtaaaataacatgtaatatttatgtatatgtgtgcgtgcgtg
Coding sequences within it:
- the LOC132602788 gene encoding LEAF RUST 10 DISEASE-RESISTANCE LOCUS RECEPTOR-LIKE PROTEIN KINASE-like 2.1, yielding MIRPLQIALRLPAKMNLKFHILFGGLIATTPPSSQYCGYPGFGIFCSEKDRILHISEDSFYVKEINYSNHSLTLVDIDALDSRGCPRVHHNLTIDDDLPLVYSELDMNLTFYYNCTGSLPDPTRTLDCLTSGGNKSYLHVEDYEPEDLNWYRTCEKKVVVPVTKGGWTGELGAAMDEGFVLHWENATVCRQCEASDGRCGYDNLTQESLCFCKDGTVKFHSCRSKGRNVIGLKVAIALSAVGAAIVITCCLMCCFRFRKTNKTSKKEDQIVDAFLRQYGSLSPTTYSYSDIKNMTNSFKEKLGEGGYGEVYKGNLRGHPVAVKILKETKGNGEEFINEVASISRTSHVNIVNLLGFCLSRRVKALIYEFMSNGSLDKHIYNEVPNMRWEMLYKIALGIARGLEYLHRGCNSRILHFDIKPHNILLDEDFCPKISDFGLAKLCTRKESMMSTLEARGTIGYIAPEVFCRNFGGVSHKSDVYSYGMMVLEMVGGRKNYSAERSHNSEIYFPRWAYQRILLDENLNIRDMMTNEEEEIAKKMILVGLWCIQTDPTQRPDTGKVIEMLESSLEAFQIPPKPFICSPSRSEGSALNTLERPAKPFLFSTLSSTLESAASTIV